In a genomic window of Amblyomma americanum isolate KBUSLIRL-KWMA chromosome 4, ASM5285725v1, whole genome shotgun sequence:
- the LOC144129700 gene encoding uncharacterized protein LOC144129700 — MKADDLAHQLRVAGELALVAVPGRPMQCLLCRGTAHARRECKRFETLCVTPSAIPCSFPLPATERDGRGIMSSGGAAIAALAGRGNRLVADADKDYEIVLPTLHTGRVVFNTVFLHGDVQARPYRVEDFRDALANAGALPDVVALGAYQINHVWVVTLSSAEATKKLAALKELQVKGRRCIIFDPEDQQVKLRVHWMPHGVADEDIRTAFAAFGNVTEVTRERWRVQGMKEKGSTTRTVLLKLKPGMKVGDLPHQLRVAGELALVVVPGRPMQCLRCHGTGHVRRDCKVPRCSQCRRYGHTDADCVRTYASATGLGKANDTVELMDVAEAEEAATGTDEAGKPPSTLATCLSSEDSTKAADEPASQPPTVDCPRFANETSGNGACPTEPEDVEAKEPSEDIHEKSGARATSVTPPVTTPAKRPHDQTSPEGDKVVAPGVEEPLAKTAQSRRPKLRPRPNLSDDKRARGKVLLEQADVLPPDDTGGNSGVQPRARRGR, encoded by the coding sequence cgcttcgaaacgCTATGTGTcacgccatcggccataccatgctcattcccacttccggccaccgagcgtgacggacgcgggatcatgagctccggcggagcggcgattgcggcccttgctggccgcggaaacaggcttGTTGCCGACGCAGATAAGGACTACGAGATTGTTCTGCCTACTCTGCatacaggacgtgttgtgtttaACACGGTGTTTCTGCATGGTGACGTTCAAGCGAGGCCCTACCGGGTGGAAGATTTTCgggacgccctcgccaacgctggtgcgctccccgacgtcgtggcgttgggggcgtatcagatAAATCATGTGTGGGTGGTGACGctcagcagtgctgaagccacgaaAAAGCTTGCTGCATTGAAGGAACTACAAGTGAAAGGACGCCGGTGCATCATTTTCGACCCGGAGGATCAGCAGGTTAAGCTGCGCGTGCATTGGATGCCGCACGGTGTGGCTGACGAAGACATCAGGACTGCTTTCGCGGCGTTCGGAAACGTGACGGAGGTGAcgcgggagcgttggcgcgtccaagggatgaaggagaaaggctcaaccaccaggaccgtgCTACTCAAGTTGAAGCCTGGAATGAAGGTGGGTGATTTGCCACACCAGTTGCGAGTAGCCGGTGAGCTGGCCCTCGTGGTTGTGCccgggcgaccgatgcagtgcttgcgttgtcacggcacgggccacgttcgccGAGATTGCAAGGTTCCCAGGTGTTCCCAGTGCAGGCGCTATGGACACACGGACGCGGACTGCGtccgtacctacgcgtcggctaCCGGTCTCGGAAAGGCGAACGACACCGTCGAACTCATGGACgtcgccgaggcggaggaagcagcGACTGGCACGGACGAGGCGGGCAAGCCGCCTTCGACGCTTGCCACGTGTTTGAGCTCCGAGGATAGCACCAAGGCGGCCGACGAACCAGCGAGCCAACCGCCGACGGTAGACTGCCCCCGCTTTGCTAACGAGACGTCAGGGAACGGGGCCTGCCCAACAGAGCCTGAGGACGTCGAGGCAAAAGAGCCGAGCGAGGACATCCACGAGAAGAGCGGCGCCCGTGCAACTAGCGTCACGCCCCCCGTCACCACACCGGCGAAGCGTCCCCACGACCAGACCAGCCCCGAAGGGGACAAGGTGGTAGCGCCCGGCGTCGAGGAACCTCTTGCAAAGACGGCTCAATCCCGGCGTCCGAAGTTACGGCCGCGCCCGAACCTTTCGGATGACAAGCGGGCCCGCGGCAAGGTACTCCTCGAGCAGGCCGATGTTCTTCCGCCGGATGATACCGGCGGCAACAGTGGCGTCCAGCCGCGCGCTAGACGTGGGAGGTAA